From the Chiroxiphia lanceolata isolate bChiLan1 chromosome 13, bChiLan1.pri, whole genome shotgun sequence genome, one window contains:
- the MARVELD3 gene encoding LOW QUALITY PROTEIN: MARVEL domain-containing protein 3 (The sequence of the model RefSeq protein was modified relative to this genomic sequence to represent the inferred CDS: deleted 1 base in 1 codon) has product MAERGCPGAGRRGRAVAGGRAVAGTAPEEPLERRRCRYLRTGRGERGGREPPPPSRRRSARPGSLPASRALRRGRRPTLASPAACCQMVEVLLAVLVLVCSSVSGGSAGGYTGLPALGGIYYYHYGGAYSGFSGADGERAQQLDQRFYLLKLPIARAAMAVGGCLLVFPCILILVGVLQVPWHFPAWLLIECALDIAIAVGTVPALYYFFHSMVGVYNSSVCKEREQLYQSKGYQGFSCSLHGAEVAVGLLGCLATVAYLFSAVLAVRGYRAVCQQKQKPVQL; this is encoded by the exons aTGGCCgagcggggctgccccggggccgggcggagGGGGCGCGCCGTGGCGGGCGGACG CGCCGTGGCCGGAACAGCGCCGGAGGAGCCGCTGGAGCGCCGCCGCTGCCGGTACCTGCGCACGGGCCGGGGTGAGCGCGGCGGGCGGGAGCCGCCCCCACCGTCCCGCCGA CGGAGCGCCCGGCCCGGCTCCCTGCCGGCCTCCCGGGCGCTCCGCCGCGGCCGCCGACCCACCTTGGCCTCCCCTGCAGCCTGCTGCCAGATGGTGGAGGTGCTGCTCGCCGTGCTGGTCCTCGTCTGCAGCTCCGTGTCCGGCGGCTCGGCGGGAGGATACACCGGCCTCCCCGCCCTGGGGGGCATCTACTACTACCACTACGGCGGGGCCTACAGCGGCTTCAGCGGAGCGGACGGGGAGCGAGCCCAGCAGCTTGACCAGCGTTTCTACCTCCTGAAGCTGCCCATTGCAAGGGCAGCGATGGCCGTGGGAGGGTGTCTCCTGGTCTTCCCTTGTATTCTTATTTTGGTTGGTGTTCTGCAGGTACCATGGCATTTCCCAGCATGGCTGCTAATTGAATGTGCCCTGGACATAGCGATTGCAGTTGGCACAGTGCCTGCTCTGTACTATTTCTTCCATTCTATGGTGGGAGTTTATAATTCATCAGTGTGCAAAGAAAGAGAGCAGCTTTATCAAAGCAAAGGCTATCAGGGCTTCAGCTGCAGCCTGCACGGGGCAGAGGTTGCTGTTGGCCTTTTAGGCTGCTTGGCCACTGTGGCATACCTGTTCAGTGCAGTCCTGGCTGTCAGAGGGTACAGGGCAGTTTGCcaacagaaacagaagccaGTACAATTATAA
- the TAT gene encoding tyrosine aminotransferase, with protein MDSYLIQVNGRGDHAPMRDVHLKSTGNTISPGKAKGRKPRWAVRASEMSKKTFNPVRAIVDTMKVEPNPKKSLISLSLGDPTVFGNLPTNDEVTRAVKEVLDSGRCNGYAPSVGYQSCREAVAAYYNCPEAPLKAQDVILTSGCSQAIELALAVLANPGQNILVPRPGFSLYKTLALSMGIEVKFYNLLPEKAWEIDLEHLESLVDEKTACLIMNNPSNPCGSVFSKSHLQEILAVASRQCVPILADEIYGDMVFADCKFEPIATLSTNVPILSCGGLAKRWLVPGWRMGWILIHDRRDIFGNEIRDGLVRLSQRILGPCTLVQGALERILRRTPPEFYHNTLSILKSNADLCYAALSAIPGLQPVRPSGAMYLMVEIEMEHFPEFENDVEFTERLISEQSVFCLPATCFEYPNFFRVVITMPEEMILEACSRIQEFCEMHYQGAEGAQDLECDK; from the exons ATGGACTCGTACCTGATCCAAGTGAATGGCCGTGGAGACCATGCCCCTATGCGAGACGTTCATCTCAAGAGCACTGGGAACACCATATCACCTGGGAAGGCAAAGGGCCGGAAGCCAAGATGGGCTGTCAGGGCTTCTGAAATGTCAAAGAAGACTTTCAATCCTGTCCGAGCCATCGTAGACACCATGAAGGTGGAACCCAACCCAAAGAAATCTCTGATCTCCTTGTCCTTAG GAGACCCAACGGTCTTTGGAAACCTTCCCACAAATGATGAGGTCACACGGGCTGTGAAGGAGGTTTTGGACTCAGGACGGTGCAACGGTTACGCTCCATCTGTCG GCTACCAGTCCTGTCGGGAAGCTGTGGCTGCGTACTACAACTGCCCAGAGGCACCACTGAAGGCCCAG GATGTCATCCTAACAagtggctgcagccaggccaTAGAGCttgccttggcagtgctggccaACCCAGGCCAGAACATCCTGGTGCCACGGCCTGGCTTCTCCCTCTACAAGACTCTGGCATTGTCTATGGGGATTGAGGTCAAATTTTACAACCTCTTG CCAGAGAAGGCCTGGGAAATTGATTTGGAGCACTTGGAGTCTCTGGTGGATGAGAAAACAGCTTGCCTCATTATGAACAACCCATCGAACCCCTGTGGCTCTGTGTTCAGCAagagccatctccaggagatcCTGGCAG TGGCATCCAGACAGTGCGTGCCCATCCTTGCTGACGAGATCTACGGAGACATG GTGTTTGCTGATTGCAAGTTTGAACCCATTGCAACTCTCAGCACCAATGTGCCAATCTTGTCCTGTGGTGGCTTGGCAAAGCGGTGGCTAGTCCCTGGCTGGCGGATGGGCTGGATCCTAATTCATGACAGGAGAGACATCTTTGGTAATGAG ATCAGGGATGGCCTTGTAAGACTGAGTCAAAGGATCCTAGGACCCTGCACGCTTGTCCAAGGAGCACTGGAGCGCATCTTGCGCCGAACACCACCTGAGTTCTACCACAACACCCTAAGCATCCTCAAG tccAATGCTGACCTTTGCTATGCTGCCTTATCAGCTATCCCTGGCCTTCAGCCTGTCCGGCCCTCTGGAGCCATGTACCTCATG GTCGAGATTGAGATGGAGCATTTCCCGGAGTTTGAAAATGATGTGGAGTTCACCGAGCGACTCATCTCAGAGCAGTCTGTGTTCTGCCTGCCAGCCACG tgcTTTGAGTACCCAAACTTCTTCCGAGTGGTGATCACCATGCCTGAGGAGATGATCTTGGAGGCCTGCAGTCGCATTCAGGAGTTCTGTGAGATGCACTACCAGGGTGCTGAGGGAGCCCAGGATCTCGAGTGCGACAAATAG
- the CHST4 gene encoding carbohydrate sulfotransferase 4 isoform X1, with protein sequence MLNFLCLCRSFATMVKSRRVYVLLILVVLSFLLIHFLPCSNNSPMEEKPSPVHILILSTWRSGSSFTGQIFSQHPSVFYLMEPAWHVWVKMYQNSAKVLHMAVRDLVRSVFLCDMSVFDAYMSSQKKKSDLFQWETSRALCSPPACDLFNRTDIITAGNCKKICSKYPFSKVEEACKTYSHVAIKEVRFFDLKVLYPLLTDPSLNIKIIHLVRDPRAVFRSRENTVADLKRDSNIIVGAQRTKGEMGPYNTMQVICRSHVEIYKAGIRAAPSFLKDRYLLVRYEDIVRDPLARAAQMYRFAELHFTPELQKWVHNITHGKGLGAQAFGIGSRDAQRVSQAWRETLPFQKIEKVQKVCKDAMDLLGYRLVQSEEEQKNMSLDLLFAQNSSEYQTLKAEELVSVPTL encoded by the coding sequence ATGCTGAACTTCCTCTGTCTCTGCAGGTCCTTTGCAACCATGGTGAAGTCTAGAAGAGTGTATGTGCTCCTGATCCTGGTAGTTCTGTCCTTCCTCCTGATCCacttcctgccctgcagcaacAATTCCCCCATGGAAGAAAAACCTTCTCCAGTCCACATCCTCATTCTCTCCACCTGGCGATCAGGATCTTCCTTCACTGGGCAAATCTTCAGCCAGCACCCCAGCGTTTTCTACCTGATGGAGCCCGCATGGCATGTCTGGGTTAAGATGTACCAGAACAGTGCCAAAGTCTTACACATGGCAGTGCGGGACTTAGTTAGGTCGGTCTTTCTGTGTGACATGTCTGTGTTTGATGCTTACATGTCTAGCCAGAAGAAAAAGTCCGATTTATTTCAGTGGGAGACAAGCCGAGCCTTGTGCTCCCCACCTGCCTGCGACTTGTTCAATCGCACTGACATAATCACTGCAGGCAATTGCAAAAAGATCTGTAGCAAGTACCCATTCAGCAAGGTGGAGGAAGCCTGTAAAACCTACAGCCATGTTGCCATCAAGGAGGTTCGATTCTTTGACCTGAAAGTCCTTTACCCCCTTCTCACCGATCCATCCCTGAACATCAAAATTATTCACTTGGTCCGTGATCCCCGGGCTGTGTTCAGGTCCCGTGAGAATACAGTGGCAGACCTGAAACGTGACAGTAACATTATTGTGGGGGCTCAGAGGACAAAAGGTGAAATGGGGCCCTACAACACAATGCAAGTAATTTGCAGAAGTCATGTTGAGATTTATAAGGCAGGAATTCGGGCCGCTCCCAGCTTCCTGAAAGACAGATACTTGCTGGTTCGCTATGAAGACATTGTCAGAGACCCTCTGGCAAGGGCTGCTCAGATGTATAGGTTTGCAGAACTACATTTCACACCAGAACTTCAGAAGTGGGTGCACAACATCACTCATGGGAAGGGTCTCGGAGCACAGGCCTTTGGAATTGGGTCCAGAGATGCACAGAGAGTATCTCAGGCCTGGAGGGAGACACTTCCCTtccagaaaatagaaaaagtgCAAAAAGTGTGCAAGGATGCAATGGACTTGCTGGGCTATCGGCTCGTTCAATCtgaagaagagcaaaaaaatatgTCACTGGATCTTTTGTTTGCCCAGAACTCCTCTGAGTATCAAACTCTGAAGGCAGAAGAGCTGGTGTCTGTACCTACTCTCTGA
- the CHST4 gene encoding carbohydrate sulfotransferase 4 isoform X2 translates to MVKSRRVYVLLILVVLSFLLIHFLPCSNNSPMEEKPSPVHILILSTWRSGSSFTGQIFSQHPSVFYLMEPAWHVWVKMYQNSAKVLHMAVRDLVRSVFLCDMSVFDAYMSSQKKKSDLFQWETSRALCSPPACDLFNRTDIITAGNCKKICSKYPFSKVEEACKTYSHVAIKEVRFFDLKVLYPLLTDPSLNIKIIHLVRDPRAVFRSRENTVADLKRDSNIIVGAQRTKGEMGPYNTMQVICRSHVEIYKAGIRAAPSFLKDRYLLVRYEDIVRDPLARAAQMYRFAELHFTPELQKWVHNITHGKGLGAQAFGIGSRDAQRVSQAWRETLPFQKIEKVQKVCKDAMDLLGYRLVQSEEEQKNMSLDLLFAQNSSEYQTLKAEELVSVPTL, encoded by the coding sequence ATGGTGAAGTCTAGAAGAGTGTATGTGCTCCTGATCCTGGTAGTTCTGTCCTTCCTCCTGATCCacttcctgccctgcagcaacAATTCCCCCATGGAAGAAAAACCTTCTCCAGTCCACATCCTCATTCTCTCCACCTGGCGATCAGGATCTTCCTTCACTGGGCAAATCTTCAGCCAGCACCCCAGCGTTTTCTACCTGATGGAGCCCGCATGGCATGTCTGGGTTAAGATGTACCAGAACAGTGCCAAAGTCTTACACATGGCAGTGCGGGACTTAGTTAGGTCGGTCTTTCTGTGTGACATGTCTGTGTTTGATGCTTACATGTCTAGCCAGAAGAAAAAGTCCGATTTATTTCAGTGGGAGACAAGCCGAGCCTTGTGCTCCCCACCTGCCTGCGACTTGTTCAATCGCACTGACATAATCACTGCAGGCAATTGCAAAAAGATCTGTAGCAAGTACCCATTCAGCAAGGTGGAGGAAGCCTGTAAAACCTACAGCCATGTTGCCATCAAGGAGGTTCGATTCTTTGACCTGAAAGTCCTTTACCCCCTTCTCACCGATCCATCCCTGAACATCAAAATTATTCACTTGGTCCGTGATCCCCGGGCTGTGTTCAGGTCCCGTGAGAATACAGTGGCAGACCTGAAACGTGACAGTAACATTATTGTGGGGGCTCAGAGGACAAAAGGTGAAATGGGGCCCTACAACACAATGCAAGTAATTTGCAGAAGTCATGTTGAGATTTATAAGGCAGGAATTCGGGCCGCTCCCAGCTTCCTGAAAGACAGATACTTGCTGGTTCGCTATGAAGACATTGTCAGAGACCCTCTGGCAAGGGCTGCTCAGATGTATAGGTTTGCAGAACTACATTTCACACCAGAACTTCAGAAGTGGGTGCACAACATCACTCATGGGAAGGGTCTCGGAGCACAGGCCTTTGGAATTGGGTCCAGAGATGCACAGAGAGTATCTCAGGCCTGGAGGGAGACACTTCCCTtccagaaaatagaaaaagtgCAAAAAGTGTGCAAGGATGCAATGGACTTGCTGGGCTATCGGCTCGTTCAATCtgaagaagagcaaaaaaatatgTCACTGGATCTTTTGTTTGCCCAGAACTCCTCTGAGTATCAAACTCTGAAGGCAGAAGAGCTGGTGTCTGTACCTACTCTCTGA
- the TERF2IP gene encoding telomeric repeat-binding factor 2-interacting protein 1: protein MAGGREAAMAGAAAGAARSRSLFLWDDGRPMRFYVRPGAAKLRLAPLVLAGGGRLCRVQEPGAVLLAEPGEAAPGGAVSTEYVTECVERNERLPLEPFVLPAPPPAAAAAATASRGRLAFTEAEDAALLRAVRDGGAARAGGRALWMELERSGLTRHSWQAMRDRFLRHLRPLLGEPLQAEESSQVSGLFAANNQEFESAESESDTSDVSELSTQDGGGNSPGETASDLKSGLEDSAFPDTQLQREERPTSTSSSGVVGEVVKTMQQFMEKFSVDLFTVTQAFLKNSGEVEATSDFLQMGQRLDGYPVWSREDDLELQKDDEHVRNKLIAKFGAENVAKRIAFRKS from the exons ATGGCGGGCGGGCGCGAGGCGGCGATGGCGGGcgccgcggcgggggcggcgcggtCCCGGTCGCTGTTCCTGTGGGACGACGGGCGCCCGATGCGGTTCTACGTGCGGCCCGGGGCGGCCAAGCTGCGCCTGGCGCCGCTGGTGctggcgggcggcgggcggctgTGCCGCGTGCAGGAGCCCGGGGCCGTGCTCCTGGCGGAGCCCGGCGAGGCGGCTCCCGGCGGGGCCGTCTCCACCGAGTACGTGACGGAGTGCGTGGAGCGCAACGAGCGGCTGCCGCTGGAGCCCTTCGTGCTGCCtgcgccgccccccgccgccgccgccgccgccaccgcctcGCGCGGCCGCCTGGCCTTCACGGAGGCGGAGGACGCGGCGCTGCTGCGGGCGGTGCGCGACGggggcgcggcgcgggcgggcgggcgggcgctgTGGATGGAGCTGGAGCGGAGCGGGCTGACCCGGCACAGCTGGCAGGCCATGCGCGACCGCTTCCTGCGGCACCTGCGGCCGCTGCTCGGGG AGCCCCTGCAGGCGGAGGAGAGCTCGCAGGTCTCGGGTCTCTTCGCGGCCAATAACCAGGAGTTCGAAAGCGCGGAG TCAGAAAGCGACACTTCGGACGTTTCAGAACTTTCTACACAAGATGGAGGAGGAAATTCCCCAGGAGAAACAGCATCTGATTTGAAATCTGGACTGGAGGACTCTGCTTTCCCTGACACTCAGTtacaaagggaagaaagacCAACAAGCACTAGTTCTTCTGGTGTGGTGGGAGAAGTAGTAAAAACTATGCAGCAGTTCATGGAGAAGTTCAGTGTGGACCTGTTCACTGTTACACAGGCCTTTCTGAAAAACAGTGGTGAAGTGGAGGCTACTTCAGACTTTCTGCAGATGGGGCAGCGCTTGGATGGGTACCCTGTATGGAGCAGAGAGGATGATTTAGAATTGCAAAAGGATGATGAACATGTCAGAAATAAATTGATAGCCAAATTTGGAGCTGAAAATGTAGCAAAGCGGATAGCATTTAGGAAGAGTTAG